A stretch of DNA from Lysinibacillus sp. B2A1:
TGAAAAAATGCTTGTTGATATAGTAAGAGAAATGCAAAAACAAAATATTAATTGTGAAGTTGCTATATTAACTAAATCCCATGATTTTTTCGGACAAGAAATTGATAAATTAAATATATCAAAATATTATAGTTCTACTGAAAAAGTTTATTCTCCTAAAAATATAGTATTTTTAAAAAAAATTCTTAAATCAAATGATTATGACTATATTCATACACATTTATTTGCGCCACAATTGTTTACTCCTATTGCTATGAAATTAGCTAATAAATCTATACCGTTGATTACAACAGAGCACAATACCAATAATAGAAGAAGAGAAATTAAAATTTTATATTTATTAGATTTTTGGATGTATAAACAATATAAAAAAATTATTGCAATTTCGCCTGAAACTAGACAGTATTTAAATACTTATTTACCTAATACGAAAAATAAGACTAGGGTTATTGAAAATGGAATAGATATTTCACAGTATATAAATGCTTTGCCCGTAGAGAGAAAACAAATAGCAGAGGATTTACACACTGACGAAAAAATTATTCTAATGGTAGCAGCTATGAGAGAGCAAAAAGATCATGAAACATTAATTCGCGCAAGTAAGATTCTCCCAAATAAATACCGTGTTATATTTGTCGGGGATGGGGAACGTATGAACGAGGTAAAGAAATATGCTGTAGACCATGGGAGTAGTTCCATTTTATTTTTAGGCAGTCGTACTGATGTACCAACCATTATGAAAACATCAGATGTATTTGTTCTTTCTTCAAAATGGGAAGGTTTTGGTTTAGTTGTTGTAGAAGCAGCAGCAGCTGGCTTACCAGTTGTAGCTTCAGATGTGGCGGGTTTAAGAGGTGTAGTGGATGCAATAGGTGGACAAGTATTTGAGCCTTTTAATGAGCATGATTTAGTCGCTAAAATTATAAAAGCAGTTGAGCATAAAAAAGAAAGCTATAATGTTTCAAAGTTTGCAATTGAAACAACAGTAAAAAATTATTTGAAGTTATACCAAGAAAGTTTAAAGGACTGAAGTAAATGAAAATTCTTTTTGTAGCCTCAGTTTATCGCCATTTAATAGCATTTCATATCCCATATATAAAATATTTTCTATCGAATGGGTTTGAGGTATGGGCAGCGGGAACAGGTGAAGAGGAAAAGCAAATTTTAGAGCAATTGGAAGTTAAATGTGTTGATATCCCGTTTTCTAGAAGTCCTCTGAATTCTCAAAACATCAAGTCTTATAAAGCTTTGCAACGACTATTTAAAACAGAGTTATTTGATCTCGTTCATGTACATACACCAGTAGCAGCTTTTTTAACAAGAGCAGCCTTTAGGAGAACAAAATATGGTAAAATAATTTATACTGCACATGGATTTCATTTTTTCGAAGGAGCTCCAAGGCAGAACTGGGCTATTTATTATACTGTTGAAAAGATAGCAGCTAAGTGGACAGACTATTTAATTACCATTAATGAGGAAGATTTTAATAATGCTCAAAAATTATTATCGGTTGATAAGATTTCGTATGTTCATGGCGTAGGAGTCGAATTTGCAGATGAATGTTTAGGAAAACATGAAAGATTAAAGTTTAAAGAATCATTAGGGTTATCAAGTGATTCTATAGTTATTTCGTATGTGGCAGAGTTAAACCTTAATAAAAACCATCAATTTTTACTTCGCAATTGGAAAGAATTAAAGCAACAAAATCCTTATCTTGAGTTACTGATAATTGGGTATGGAGAGAAAGAGAATGAATTAAAAGAATATGTAAAACGTGAACAGCTTTTAGGAGTCCATTTCTTGGGATTTAGAAAAGATGTTCCTAGATTGTTACAAATTACTGATATTGTCACGTTACTTTCTCATCGTGAAGGGTTGCCTAAAAGTATAATGGAGGCAATGGTTGCTAACATTCCATGTGTTGTAACAAATACAAGGGGACTAAGGGATTTAATAAAATCACACAAAAATGGATTTGTTGTGAATCATGAAGATGATCAAGCACTTGTTTCAGCCTTTACAGTTCTTGCAAAGGAAGAACCATTGAGAAATCGAATGGGGGAAAAGGCAAAACAGTTAGTAGAACCGTATTTACTAGCAAAGGTATTACAGGAATATATAGCGATTTATGAACGTTTATTAAAGTAGGTGAGGATATGACAGTACTAATAACAGGTGGACTAGGTTTTATTGGAAGTCATACTGTAGTAGATTTAATCGAACAAGGGTATGACTGTGTGATACTTGATAATCTATCAAAAACTACGATTGATGTTTTAGATAAAATAGAGTTAATTGTTCAAAAAAAAGTACCATTTACGCAAGTGGATATGTTAGATATTAAAGCTTTGCGAAACGTGTTTGAAGAATATAATATTTCTGCGGTTATTCATTTTGCTGGTTTTAAATCTGTTGGTGAATCTGTCCAAAATCCACTAGTGTATTACCAAAATAATTTAATCAGTACATTAAACTTAATAGATGTAATGCAAACATTCAAGGTTAAAAAACTTGTTTTTAGCTCTTCTGCAACGGTCTATGGGAATTTACATACCCCTCCTATGAAAGAAGATTTCTCGCTTCAAGCACCTAATCCATATGGTCGTACTAAGCTAATGCTTGAAGAGATATTTCGTGATTTAGTTTCATCAGATAGTACTTGGAGTATAGCATTAATGCGTTATTTTAATCCTATTGGCGCCCACAGAAGCGGATTATTGGGAGAACTACCGTATGGTACTCCAAATAATTTAATGCCTCATGTGTTAAAAGTAGCGAGTGAAGAGATTTCTATATTACATGTATTTGGAGGGAATTATGATACAGTAGATGGAAGTTGTATACGTGATTTCATTCATATAATGGATTTAGCGAGTGGACATGTGAAAGCTTTAGACTATATTAATAGAAGTTTTGGGTGTGAGGCATTCAATCTCGGTACGGGTGTTGGTTACTCTATATTAGATTTAATTCATACGTTTGAGGAAGCAAATGATGTAAATGTTCCTTATACAATTGTAAATCGTCGAGACGGAGATATTGTTGTGAGTATTGCAGATGTTAAAAAAGCTGAAATTCTTCTTGGATGGAAGGCGAAATATAATTTGGTAGATATGTGTAAAGATGCTTGGAGATGGAGTCAGACTATTAAGGAGAATAAAATTTCAAATGAAAAGGCTTTTTGATTTTGTTGTTAGCTTATGCCTAATTATTGTAATTTCTTTTTTGATTGCGTTCATTTGGATTCTAGTTTACTTAAAACTAGGCTCTCCAGCAATATTCAAACAACCGCGTCCAGGTTTAGATGGCAAAGTATTCTATGTATATAAATTCCGTACAATGACAGATAAAAGAGATGCTAAAGGTGAGCTTTTACCAGATGAATTCCGTTTACCGTTATTTGGGAAAATATTACGCAAGTTAAGCTTAGATGAGTTACCACAATTATGGAATGTTCTAAAGGGTGAAATGAGCTTTGTTGGTCCCCGTCCACTTCTAGTAGAATATTTACCACTTTATAATGAACGACAAGCACGTAGACATGAGGTTCGTCCAGGAATAACTGGTTGGGCGCAAGTGAATGGCCGCAATGCAATTTCATGGGAGGAAAAGTTCGAATATGATGTATGGTATGTTGAAAATAAATCAATATGGTTAGATATTAAAATATTATTATTAACAGTGAAAAAAGTATTTATTTCTGAGGGGATTAATCAAGAAGGCCAAGCTACAATAGAGAAATTTAAAGGTAGTGATACTTAATGAATATTGTGCTTATTGGAGATAGTGGCCATGCTAAAGTTATTAAAGATATACTATTAGCGAATGGTGACCATATAATAGGAATTTTAGATGATAAGTATTTAGATACATTTATAGTTGATAAAATAGTTAAAGGACCTGTTAGACATTTAGAAGTTTTTTTAAAGGATAAGCAAGTTAAAGTAATTGTTGCAATAGGTAATAATGTTATTCGAGAAGCTGTTGTTTCGAGAATTAATATTTCTGAAGATAGATATTTTACTTGTATACATCCATCTGTTATTAAAAGCCCAAGTGCTATGATAGGTAAAGGTACAGTAGTAATGCCTGGAGCTATTATTAATGCAGATGCTTGTATTGGAATGCATTGTATTATTAATACGAATGCGGTTGTTGAGCATGACTGTTTTATTGATAACTATGTTCATATTTCACCATCAAGCGTGATAACTGGTGGAGTTAAGATAGAACAAGGGGTACATTTGGGAGCGGGTAGCTCTGTGATTCCATTAGTAAGTATAGGTAAATGGACAACTGTTGGTGCTGGAGCTGTTGTAGTAAAAGATTTACCTGCCCATTGTACCGCAGTAGGTTCTCCTGCAAAGCCGATAAAATTTCATGAATGAAAATCTTTGAGAGAAGGCATACAATATGACACAAAGAATTCTATTATCATCTCCACATATGAGTGGACATGAACAAAAATATATAAATGAAGCATTTGATACAAACTGGATAGCACCTCTAGGAGCAAATGTAGATGGTTTTGAGCAAGAGCTTGCTAAATACGTAGAGATAAATGGTGCAGCAGCAGTTAGTTCTGGAACGGCTGCTATTGACTTGGCATTAAATTTATTAGATGTTGAATGTGATGATATTGTATTTTGTTCAACTTTGACATTTGTGGCAAGTGCCAATCCAATTTTATATCGTGGCGCAAGGCCTGTTTTCATTGATTCCGAATGGGATACGTGGAATATGTCTCCACAAGCTTTGGCAAGAGCATTTGAAGATGCGCAGGCTAAAGGGAAATTACCGAAAGCAGTTATTATCGTTAACCTGTATGGGCAAAGTGCGAAAATGGATGAGTTGCTTGCTATTTGTGAATCTTACGATGTTCCAGTTGTTGAGGATGCGGCTGAGTCACTTGGTTCTACTTATAAGGGAAAGAAAAGTGGAACATTTGGGCAGTTTGGGATTTTTTCATTTAATGGTAATAAAATTATTACAACATCTGGTGGAGGCATGTTGGTTTCAAATGATGTTGAAGCCTTAAAGCGTGCAAGATTTCTTGCAACGCAGGCTCGCGACGAAGCAAAGCATTACCAGCATAGTGTTGTAGGCTATAACTACCGTATGAGCAATGTTGTTGCAGGAATTGGGCGCGGACAACTTGAAGTACTGGATCAACGTGTCGCACAGAAACGAGCAATCTTTGAACGTTATGCTGATGCTTTTTCAGCTATTGATGGTTTACATATGATGCCAGAGCTTGAAAGTACGTTTTCAAATCGTTGGTTGACTACAATGACGCTTGATTCAGAAAAAATTAAAGTTACACCCTATGAGTTGATTGATCTATTGGATGCCGCTAACATTGAAGCAAGACCTGTATGGAAACCACTTCATCTACAGCCACTATTTGATGGGTGCAAGTTCTTCTCACATGAGAAAGATGAAGTTGTGAGTGAACAATTATTTAAAACAGGTATTTGTCTGCCATCAGATTCTAAAATGACCATAGAAGAGCAGCAGCGTGTGATTGACGAAATCTTAAAACATATTTAAATCATTGAGTCTCCTTGATATTAAGTAGACGTTCATTCTATAAGGAAGTGACACTTTATGAAAAAAATCCGCAAAGCCATCATCCCAGCAGCAGGATTAGGTACACGTTTTTTACCTGCTACTAAAGCAATGCCAAAGGAAATGTTACCAATAGTAGACAAACCAACAATTCAATATATTGTAGAGGAAGCAATTGCCTCTGGGATTGAGGATATTATTATTGTAACAGGTAAGGGTAAGCGAGCAATTGAAGATCATTTCGATAATGCACTAGAGCTTGAAACGAACCTAATTGAAAAAGGTAAGCTTGATATGCTTGAAAAAGTTCAAGAATCTGCGAATGTCGAGATTCACTATATTCGTCAAAAAGAGCCTCTTGGATTAGGACATGCCATTTGGTGTGCTCGTAAATTCATTGGCGATGAACCATTTGCTGTTCTGCTTGGTGATGATGTTGTGAAAAGTGAAGAGCCTTGTTTAAAACAATTAATGAATCAATATGAGAACACCTTATCCAGTGTTATAGGTGTACAAGAGGTACCCGATGAGGATGTCCATCGTTATGGTGTGATTGATCCGGTTAACACTAACAATCGATTAATGCAAGTTTCGCAATTTGTTGAAAAGCCTGCATTAGAGGATGCACCATCCAATTTTGCGATAATTGGTCGCTATGTATTAACACCTGAAATATTCCGCTTTTTAGACGAGAAGAAGAGGGGGAAGGGTGGCGAAATTCAATTAACGGATGCCATTGAATCATTAAATGGTATTCAACGAGTGTTTGCCTATGCGTTTGAGGGGCGTCGTTATGATGTTGGTGAGCAATTAGGGTTTATTGAAACGACCATTGATT
This window harbors:
- the galU gene encoding UTP--glucose-1-phosphate uridylyltransferase is translated as MKKIRKAIIPAAGLGTRFLPATKAMPKEMLPIVDKPTIQYIVEEAIASGIEDIIIVTGKGKRAIEDHFDNALELETNLIEKGKLDMLEKVQESANVEIHYIRQKEPLGLGHAIWCARKFIGDEPFAVLLGDDVVKSEEPCLKQLMNQYENTLSSVIGVQEVPDEDVHRYGVIDPVNTNNRLMQVSQFVEKPALEDAPSNFAIIGRYVLTPEIFRFLDEKKRGKGGEIQLTDAIESLNGIQRVFAYAFEGRRYDVGEQLGFIETTIDFALEREDLSEGVIEIIFKKAKQLSGETL
- a CDS encoding glycosyltransferase family 1 protein; its protein translation is MKILFVASVYRHLIAFHIPYIKYFLSNGFEVWAAGTGEEEKQILEQLEVKCVDIPFSRSPLNSQNIKSYKALQRLFKTELFDLVHVHTPVAAFLTRAAFRRTKYGKIIYTAHGFHFFEGAPRQNWAIYYTVEKIAAKWTDYLITINEEDFNNAQKLLSVDKISYVHGVGVEFADECLGKHERLKFKESLGLSSDSIVISYVAELNLNKNHQFLLRNWKELKQQNPYLELLIIGYGEKENELKEYVKREQLLGVHFLGFRKDVPRLLQITDIVTLLSHREGLPKSIMEAMVANIPCVVTNTRGLRDLIKSHKNGFVVNHEDDQALVSAFTVLAKEEPLRNRMGEKAKQLVEPYLLAKVLQEYIAIYERLLK
- a CDS encoding acetyltransferase, which translates into the protein MNIVLIGDSGHAKVIKDILLANGDHIIGILDDKYLDTFIVDKIVKGPVRHLEVFLKDKQVKVIVAIGNNVIREAVVSRINISEDRYFTCIHPSVIKSPSAMIGKGTVVMPGAIINADACIGMHCIINTNAVVEHDCFIDNYVHISPSSVITGGVKIEQGVHLGAGSSVIPLVSIGKWTTVGAGAVVVKDLPAHCTAVGSPAKPIKFHE
- a CDS encoding pyridoxal phosphate-dependent aminotransferase; the encoded protein is MTQRILLSSPHMSGHEQKYINEAFDTNWIAPLGANVDGFEQELAKYVEINGAAAVSSGTAAIDLALNLLDVECDDIVFCSTLTFVASANPILYRGARPVFIDSEWDTWNMSPQALARAFEDAQAKGKLPKAVIIVNLYGQSAKMDELLAICESYDVPVVEDAAESLGSTYKGKKSGTFGQFGIFSFNGNKIITTSGGGMLVSNDVEALKRARFLATQARDEAKHYQHSVVGYNYRMSNVVAGIGRGQLEVLDQRVAQKRAIFERYADAFSAIDGLHMMPELESTFSNRWLTTMTLDSEKIKVTPYELIDLLDAANIEARPVWKPLHLQPLFDGCKFFSHEKDEVVSEQLFKTGICLPSDSKMTIEEQQRVIDEILKHI
- a CDS encoding sugar transferase, coding for MKRLFDFVVSLCLIIVISFLIAFIWILVYLKLGSPAIFKQPRPGLDGKVFYVYKFRTMTDKRDAKGELLPDEFRLPLFGKILRKLSLDELPQLWNVLKGEMSFVGPRPLLVEYLPLYNERQARRHEVRPGITGWAQVNGRNAISWEEKFEYDVWYVENKSIWLDIKILLLTVKKVFISEGINQEGQATIEKFKGSDT
- the galE gene encoding UDP-glucose 4-epimerase GalE, producing MTVLITGGLGFIGSHTVVDLIEQGYDCVILDNLSKTTIDVLDKIELIVQKKVPFTQVDMLDIKALRNVFEEYNISAVIHFAGFKSVGESVQNPLVYYQNNLISTLNLIDVMQTFKVKKLVFSSSATVYGNLHTPPMKEDFSLQAPNPYGRTKLMLEEIFRDLVSSDSTWSIALMRYFNPIGAHRSGLLGELPYGTPNNLMPHVLKVASEEISILHVFGGNYDTVDGSCIRDFIHIMDLASGHVKALDYINRSFGCEAFNLGTGVGYSILDLIHTFEEANDVNVPYTIVNRRDGDIVVSIADVKKAEILLGWKAKYNLVDMCKDAWRWSQTIKENKISNEKAF